In bacterium, the DNA window AACACATCAACCGTGGCGCCGCTCCTGTAGCCCGATACGGTCACTGCTTCTCCAAGCACATGCACCGGCGCAGCAACGAGCGGGGGGGACAGCTTAGTGGGCATTTTTCGCCTCCTTGCTGCAAGAACAAGCTCACGGTGTGTTTGTATGAGGACGACACGGTACACCAAAGCGGGTAGACGGGGAATCCGTACCATTCAAGTGGTGCGGGTAGTTGCTGCGGAGGCGGCTCGACCAGGAGAGAATGCCGAGCCCTCTCGGCCATCTCCATCAGCTTTGTGTTGTCCTTCGTCGTCGGGCGGCTCCTCGATGATGTGGAGTTGCCCCGCTTTCGTGGACGGTCAAGCGCTTGGGAACGCTGACCTCTGTGGGGTTTCTCTTTCGTAGGTGATCGGCGACCGGTAGCCAAGGGCCGAGTGCCGGCGGTGCGGGTTGTACCAGCCTTCGATGAAGTCGAAGACCACCATCCTCGCCTCGGCCTGCGTGCGCAAGGGCCTCTGGTCGAGCAGCTCGCACTCGAGCGTCGCGAAGAAGCTCTCGCACATTGCGTTGTCGTAGCAGTCGGCCACCGAGCCCATCGACGGCCGAACGCCGGCCTCCTTGCAGCGAAGGCCGAACGCGATCGACGTGTACTGGCAGCCCTGGTCCGAGTGATGGATCACGTCCCTCGGACGACGCTGCCCGATCGCCATGTTCAGCGCATCGAGCACGAGCTCCGTTCGGAGGTTGGTTGCCATTGCCCAGCCTACGACCCGTCGGCTCCATGCATCGACGACCACCGCGAGGTACAAGAACCCCGCCCAGGTCGGGATGTACGTGATGTCGGCGATCCAGAGTCGGTCCGGCCCCTCGGACGAGAAGTCTCGTTCGACCAGATCCGGTGCCGGACGGGCGTCACGGTCTTGCTTCGTCGTCCACGCTCGCTTGCGTCGGCTGGCTCCCTCGAGGCCGGCTCGGCGCATCAGCCGAGCCACCCTCTTGCGACCGACGCGGGTTCCCTCTGCGCGCAGCTCCGCGTGCACCCGTGGTACGCCGTAGGTCGCACGCGACCGGCAATGGATCG includes these proteins:
- a CDS encoding IS3 family transposase (programmed frameshift), coding for MGKTRAPYPTEFRARMVELVRAGRTPEELSREFEPTAQSISNWVGQAELDDGVRHDGLKSEEKEELRRLRREVKVLREEKEILRKAGSLVRRGDRLDAPRAFEFVRAHQAEHAVATMCRVLEVSASGYYAWRRRSPSRRAVADGVLQARVEAIHCRSRATYGVPRVHAELRAEGTRVGRKRVARLMRRAGLEGASRRKRAWTTKQDRDARPAPDLVERDFSSEGPDRLWIADITYIPTWAGFLYLAVVVDAWSRRVVGWAMATNLRTELVLDALNMAIGQRRPRDVIHHSDQGCQYTSIAFGLRCKEAGVRPSMGSVADCYDNAMCESFFATLECELLDQRPLRTQAEARMVVFDFIEGWYNPHRRHSALGYRSPITYERETPQRSAFPSA